TCAATACGAGTTTAGTTGGCGACTGGTCACTCACAACTGAAATGGATAAAAAAGAAAGCAAAGTCGGAATCCCCTTTACTTTGAGTTTCAGTTTCAAGGCCAAAGATGGTGACCCCGAACGCTTTAACATTGATCAGCAAAATTTTAAATACTTTCGCTTATTGAGCGAAAATCGCGAAATCGAAGACGATTCCCTTGACTCTCTTGCAGCCACAAAAATCTTTGTTCTGGCAGCTTTAGGTAGTGACGTAAAACTGCCCGAAATGAAGTTTGCTATTTTCGACCCCATTAAAGAGAGCTATAGGATTCTCAAAGCTCAATTCCCAACAATTAAATTTAGCGGTGAGAAATTCAAAGAAGTCAAAGCAAGCCCAAGACCCATTCGAAAAAACTCCGATGAGCAAAAACATGAATTGAATATTCTAGTGAATACGCGACTTCCCTTGATCACTAATTTGCACCCCCTGCTTTTTGTTTTGGCGAGCCTCCTCCCCCTCGCCCTCTTCTTAAAGACATATACTCACATGCAATTAAGCCCCCGTGCCCGTCAGAAGAAAAAATTACGTCAAATTCGCCGCCTACTAAAAAAATCGACCCCAGAGAAAGCGCACTTAATTTACAAGGAACACCTCATGCCCCTTCTCAAACAAATCCACTCACTTCAATTTGGTGAGGGCAATTCTCAAGTCATTCAATTAATCTCTGACGCGGAGCTTAGAAAAACGTTGACCGAGTACGAAAATCAACGCTTCCAAAAAGATAAGCTGCAATCCTTAAATGGGAAAAAACTCAGCCGCGCTTTAAAAGCCTTATCCTTCTTATTCATTCTAGCTGCCCCACTTTCAAATCAAGCTCAAACCACTGCCTTAAAGAGTAGCGAACATTACATTAAGCTACTTGAAACCGAGCCCGAAAACATCAGCGCTACTTATCACGCTGCCTTAGCTCTAGACGAAGAAAAGAAATACGTTTTAGCCTACGCTTATACTGAACGACTTTCGCGCATGGCTCCTCGCCTTGAAGCCAATCAAAGCTTAAAAGCTTCACTTGCAAAGAAGCTCAAAATCAAAACGAGTGAAACTCCCCGTTTTCGCCCCGATGAACTTTGGACCGTCGCCATTTATATATGGATCCTCACTTTCCTGATTCTTTGC
The sequence above is a segment of the Lentisphaera araneosa HTCC2155 genome. Coding sequences within it:
- a CDS encoding BatD family protein; the encoded protein is MKAFSLILILFSCLLSAEIRHQYTLPNNTDELGQLYINSNQDLNLSTLPKIEGLIWGSPSVSSNTSIINGRRSHSSSVRINFKALKPGDFTIPAFKISGHEVPAIDFKVQASPYDDAYFIKTKIEHEGDSLYPGQFFRLKVDIYLDQQYAIQGDFPIPELTSEGLKFRSFANRSSQNKHIEDYQQTETQFNGKTYHLISFNYVVSALINGEYLVSTDHNLRIIKRSGTPGINRPITLQRQVSFPKIKIKTLPPAPADAINTSLVGDWSLTTEMDKKESKVGIPFTLSFSFKAKDGDPERFNIDQQNFKYFRLLSENREIEDDSLDSLAATKIFVLAALGSDVKLPEMKFAIFDPIKESYRILKAQFPTIKFSGEKFKEVKASPRPIRKNSDEQKHELNILVNTRLPLITNLHPLLFVLASLLPLALFLKTYTHMQLSPRARQKKKLRQIRRLLKKSTPEKAHLIYKEHLMPLLKQIHSLQFGEGNSQVIQLISDAELRKTLTEYENQRFQKDKLQSLNGKKLSRALKALSFLFILAAPLSNQAQTTALKSSEHYIKLLETEPENISATYHAALALDEEKKYVLAYAYTERLSRMAPRLEANQSLKASLAKKLKIKTSETPRFRPDELWTVAIYIWILTFLILCVFRKNSKLLISALLTCSFALALWSYTLSQNYWAKNQYTPITKEAASYTSVNNSLKSGQAQQLSLYTAEAFASQRILLKLGKQSLWIERKDLFKIW